Below is a window of Nocardioides sp. S-1144 DNA.
CAGGAGGTCGACGACCTCGCCCGAGGACTTCGTCGAGGTGGGGGTCCGCTTGATCTCGCCGCCCTCGATCTTGGTCCGCACCAGCTCCTGGACGGCGTCGGCGTAGTCGTCCTCGAAGTCGCCGGCGTCGAAGTCGCCGGCGAGGGTCTCGACCAGCATGTTGGCCATCTTGACCTCGGAGTCCTTGATCTCCCCGGTGTCGATGGTGAAGTCGGGCTGGCGGATCTCGTCGGGCCACATCATCGTCTGCAGCACGATCACGTCGTCGCGCACGCGCAGCACGGCGACGGTGGTGCGCTGGCGCAGCGCGACGGTGACGACCGCCATCCGGTCGGCGTCGATCAGCGCCTGGCGCAGCAGCGCGTACGGCTTGGCCCCGCTCTTCTCCGGCTCGAGGTAGTAGGACTTCTCGAAGAGCATGGGGTCGATCTGGTCGGTCGGGACGAACTTCTCCACCGCGATCTCGCGCGAGGACGTCGAGGGCAGCTGCGCCATGTCGTCGTCGCTGAGGATGACCATCTCGCCGTCCTCGGTCTCGTAGCCCTTGGCGATGTCGGCGTAGGCGATCTCCTCGCCGTCGATCGCGCAGACCCGCTGGTACTTGATCCGCCCGCCGTCGCTGGCGTGCACCTGCCGGAACGACACGTCGTGGCTCTCGGTCGCCGAGTAGAGCTTCACGGGCACGCTGACCAGTCCGAACGAGACCGCACCCTTCCAGATCGCGCGCATGCTGAGGCCTTTCGAGGTCGTGTGCTCCTACGAGTCGCACCAGTCTGACGGGTGCGGCGGGCGAAAGTCACCGCCCGCAGGCAGGATGGCCCCATGCGTCCCATGCTCGCCACCAAGGGCGACCACGTGCCCACGGGCGAGGAGTGGGCCCACGAGGTCAAGTGGGACGGCATGCGCATCCTCGCCGACACCCGCCCCGCCGGCCGGGCGGGCGGGAGCGGCACCCGGCTCACCAGCCGCAACGACAACGACGTCACCGCCGCCTGGCCCGACGTCGCCGACGCGCCGCTCGCCGACCGCGACCACCTCGTCGACGGCGAGGTGATCGCGCTCAACGAGCGCGGCCTGCCCGACTTCCGGGTCCTCCAGGAGCGGATGCACGTGCGGCGGGCCACCTCGGTGGCCCGGCTGGTGCACCAGGTGCCGGTCACGTTCATGATCTTCGACCTGCTCCGCCTCGACGGCCGCGACCTGCTCGCCGAGCCGCTCGCCACCCGCCGCGCACTGCTGGCCGAGACCTTCGAGGGCAGCGCCTGGCAGGTGCCGCCGTCCTACGACGACGGCCCGATGCTGCTCGACGCCACCCGCGAGCAGGGTCTCGAGGGCATCGTCAGCAAGCGGCTCTCCGCGCCGTACCGCCCGGCGGAGCGCTCGCCGCACTGGCTGAAGTTCGCCCACCGCCACCGGGAGTCCTTCGTCGTCGGCGGGTGGCGGCCGCAGGAGGGCACCACCGACCGCCTCGCCGCCCTGCTCGTCGGCGAGCCCACCCCCGACGGCCTGCGCTACCGGGGCCGGGTCGGCAGCGGCATCGCGGCCAGGCAGAGCCGGGTGCTGGCCGAGGCGGTGGCCGGGCTGGCCCGCGCCGACAGCCCGTTCGCCGACGAGGTTCCGCGCGTCGACGCGCTCGGCACCCGGTGGTGCGAGCCGGTGCTCGTCGTCGACGTCGACTCCCACGGGCGCGGGTACGACCGGCTGCGCCAGCCGTCGTTCCGCGGCCTGCGCACCGACCTGGGAGCAGCCGACCTGTGAGCCC
It encodes the following:
- the ku gene encoding non-homologous end joining protein Ku translates to MRAIWKGAVSFGLVSVPVKLYSATESHDVSFRQVHASDGGRIKYQRVCAIDGEEIAYADIAKGYETEDGEMVILSDDDMAQLPSTSSREIAVEKFVPTDQIDPMLFEKSYYLEPEKSGAKPYALLRQALIDADRMAVVTVALRQRTTVAVLRVRDDVIVLQTMMWPDEIRQPDFTIDTGEIKDSEVKMANMLVETLAGDFDAGDFEDDYADAVQELVRTKIEGGEIKRTPTSTKSSGEVVDLLAALQRSVQNAKSARGEATDADDDSDDGTDEKPARKTAAKKAPAKKAPARKTAAKKAPAKKTAAKKTTTRKTAAKKAS
- a CDS encoding ATP-dependent DNA ligase, with translation MRPMLATKGDHVPTGEEWAHEVKWDGMRILADTRPAGRAGGSGTRLTSRNDNDVTAAWPDVADAPLADRDHLVDGEVIALNERGLPDFRVLQERMHVRRATSVARLVHQVPVTFMIFDLLRLDGRDLLAEPLATRRALLAETFEGSAWQVPPSYDDGPMLLDATREQGLEGIVSKRLSAPYRPAERSPHWLKFAHRHRESFVVGGWRPQEGTTDRLAALLVGEPTPDGLRYRGRVGSGIAARQSRVLAEAVAGLARADSPFADEVPRVDALGTRWCEPVLVVDVDSHGRGYDRLRQPSFRGLRTDLGAADL